From Coffea arabica cultivar ET-39 chromosome 2e, Coffea Arabica ET-39 HiFi, whole genome shotgun sequence, the proteins below share one genomic window:
- the LOC113730798 gene encoding uncharacterized protein isoform X2 has translation MEEDEGDNKPKTLEFVNAASHQAKLKELLRNLTSTQSKLCSDASKEFIKILKSDSGPQFLTFYIQSSPKCVEVQQAWELRQGKPGFSHCLKLVSAIFRYPFGKDSDKDVSNYSFVSSALDKFARVITEGKMGDLYEELNSKVAKRQKAVLLLLASIVRRGPGLAWEVAKGFDFKTGNFSKLAEWKARGNEGMRRYLTRKEFVGFAMSFLEVGNPRLLRGILQQKDMYSGVLRGLGNDDEEIVVYVLLTLRNRVLVPESLVPPGLRSVLFGSATLEQLISISGRQDGGLAAEVAHSVLVMVCTDPSNGLMPDLERQPNPLKGNVKRLVDLMKKLKPTEVEYHKDLLLAIVKGRPAFGSAYLENFPHNLEDLASPNWFSAISLAADVMSSVGDGFTCAYVNSQSQEPPSIDNLIVQDIMKCIGPRPFTRLVMNKGLLHSDPLVKHVTLRLVSEELKLLDFLIGSVNDLSSSSDQVMHKWASFKRDVQNVVQILLPDPQVLLSLLSSLSGYCKSPASRMKRAADVDVTVEHNLHKKKKLKMNSVDEDMDILVSGVSSTTEGALTENDGVSEEDVEDQLNSGVDLLKPVLEIWGLQGCSSVDIRTEDGDTYFYSKLLDVLRIYHRTLPTAVEGSFDFFKVLPSNPLALPTILQQSMLSLLVEQVVGSNKSQISIRTQPLMYKYLHSFINLFMYSPIRDIKDQAYSLAQAAMLSTGAFDRNPREISAWFLFIPGYTSVVIDGKKHGIEVFQKLSSVVISFLCDAVSTTGNNLFKYLDLLRCYIRDLDVSTDTFPNFSPFIVCVLEKCLRLLSSETGSFTLPEKSMISLYVSTTLKYLLETQVEGGLLCSLTQLLISERLKGCCDMIGFCPCEWMPMNSLLYFARNTVQQQIYSSFMSEEKATGLGGSFSETLSEVNRILRTKDHCGLLGVTMGFSFSMICTTADQILQNFPSTISTSTKLLGVPFSILLLRFFLEPSHFAEVFKLWPKICFAGVEKVISGVHDGEGQTIANELDDSPDSASIAFSFLVKNAPFHVLFPAIFFTDGLHLLGHSKVQNLLLDKFTESTPDFSVSSLCHLLFCLLQARLAYRIKPSDELEKLCESSCFLAKHIVKQSFVEKFGPDCSPRVLPPLSSGHIREVAEIILGHPLLTALLEWPLHTDSDVGDMIFMKPPETFLQYAERGVRKIDHHILQLLRRTTSELLVHVFSKCRSPSVVDHSTERIAKAFKALVQKLFLTFKGRFTDSRKTDDLMPLIPTLYALHSLSEFICPFELLNLVHWLFSRIDLNDTAVSISCQRCGLSVGLQIASWAFDSLSLYMLEPHAKRTLFIFFMGTGNRSFEITLFERIFNSIFEIATHTQLEVADICLFKAVKIIKMHKCMEKTSLPFVMATSRLLPSIPVNFISYCLDKTTKTKCDFLFLLSEMSSLHLCVFGHLVSGKISNNQALKVNKEENCNRPQYSEEFLMLLPTVLLYLRSNFLKFGGQFGKHVENTSSFFWKILLHGFSNWKSFVSEEIFEIKLVECSSLCMEDFSNLFSSSLLGKAVLLMRHYLAVSGHLVKMKRLLSTFDSVCPHASAQNDLLDCNAREISVCSLELSLNFVNKIIAKICLCRMLLFPEHNNLQSVVKDGKKKGIESEVSILRIRFLSMLVHSWQRLVENFHTCRQGENIRSSLFRFLEIFIAKNIVELVREMHDCLVELHSLPFLDQLAKYSLLHRFDDPTTIRMLRTVLISLSKGKFLCISILQLLLAHSQFAPTILFAHSSTVCTQFGMSFAPAPSIMRLFTVLHTEENTVDGKKDAHEIGPHMKKLELIKLLRVLIHILGQQHYLDSETSNGLNLKELVLVLLSSYGATMDEIDLEMYSLMNEIEAIDKSVSEGIAEMDFLWGSASLKVRQEREQKQSVSSLSNSYDNEVVGERRRIQFRENLPIDTKLCAKTVLCFPHDRFADGSLSKLQTDDSDEGYNANSKKVQLYDPVFILRFSIHSLAMEYIEPLEFASLGLLAITFISLSSPDADTRKLGYEAVVRFKSAVEKCRKRKDVMRLRLLVSYLQNGIQEECQRIPSITAVFIAEASFVLLDSSHDHYSAISKCLMQSSGANMKGVPLFQEFFWSSSVTFKSERLWMLQLLNTSLTMDDDAQILVRNSIYEILLNFYASPLSDDESKELIVEVANDVIMSRNTSEWLQKYALEQLSELAAHLYRILVGCSKHIQEKTRIIDLILELLMSTLKISQKRKVYQPHFTISFEGLYHLYEAVDVCCSGTFSSTAETGLKAVLMSTPPVSILHMDKNKLLKFVSWAISTAVQSNLMEVPESEAMYSNALRFSEQSEEDLVSKLLRWLTASVILGRLSWKLSDLNSTSSSEILKLDNLHCIMDYCVKECGENQENFGSKEILAVSIFTYSSLQA, from the exons ATGGAGGAGGACGAAGGCGATAACAAACCAAAAACTCTAGAATTCGTGAATGCGGCATCTCACCAGGCCAAGCTTAAAGAACTTTTGCGGAACTTAACTTCTACGCAATCAAAACTCTGTTCAGACGCCTCAAAGGAATTCATAAAGATCCTCAAATCCGATTCTGGACCACAATTTCTCACCTTTTACATCCAATCATCACCAAAATGCGTCGAAgtccaacaagcttgggagcTCCGACAAGGCAAGCCCGGATTTTCCCACTGTTTGAAATTAGTTTCGGCAATTTTCAGATATCCTTTTGGAAAAGATAGTGATAAAGATGTCAGTAATTATAGTTTTGTTAGTAGCGCTTTAGATAAGTTTGCGCGAGTAATTACTGAGGGAAAAATGGGGGATTTGTACGAGGAGTTGAACAGTAAAGTGGCGAAAAGGCAGAAAGCTGTCTTGTTGTTGTTGGCTTCTATAGTTAGGCGTGGGCCGGGTTTGGCGTGGGAGGTGGCAAAGGGTTTTGATTTTAAAACTGGGAATTTCTCCAAGCTTGCTGAGTGGAAGGCGAGGGGGAATGAGGGGATGAGGAGGTATTTGACGAGGAAGGAATTTGTTGGTTTTGCTATGTCATTTTTGGAAGTGGGGAATCCGCGGCTGTTGAGAGGGATTTTGCAGCAGAAGGATATGTATTCAGGGGTGCTTCGTGGGTTGGGAAATGATGATGAGGAGATTGTGGTTTATGTTCTTCTGACGTTGCGGAATAGAGTACTTGTCCCGGAGTCGTTGGTGCCTCCGGGCCTAAGAAGCGTGTTGTTTGGGAGTGCTACTCTGGAGCAATTGATAAGCATTTCAGGGAGGCAGGATGGTGGGCTTGCTGCTGAGGTGGCGCATAGTGTGCTAGTAATGGTGTGTACGGATCCTTCTAACGGGTTGATGCCAGATTTAGAGAGGCAGCCTAATCCTTTGAAGGGAAATGTGAAGCGATTAGTGGATCTTATGAAGAAGCTCAAACCCACAGAGGTTGAGTACCACAAAGACCTGCTTTTGGCCATTGTAAAAGGGAGGCCGGCCTTTGGGTCAGCATACTTGGAGAACTTCCCTCATAATCTTGAAGACCTGGCATCACCTAACTG GTTTTCTGCTATTTCTCTGGCTGCAGATGTCATGTCCTCAGTTGGTGATGGATTTACATGTGCCTATGTTAACTCTCAGTCTCAGGAGCCCCCATCCATTGACAATCTGATAGTCCAAGACATTATGAAGTGCATAGGGCCACGCCCATTCACCCGATTGGTAATGAATAAAGGGTTGCTTCACTCTGATCCTCTTGTGAAACATGTAACTCTGAGGCTTGTATCGGAGGAACTAAAGCTTCTCGACTTTTTAATTGGCTCTGTAAATGATCTGTCCAGTTCCAGTGATCAAGTGATGCATAAGTGGGCATCTTTCAAGCGAGATGTTCAGAATGTAGTCCAGATTTTACTTCCTGATCCCCAGGTGCTATTATCACTACTTTCTTCACTCAGTGGCTACTGCAAGAGTCCTGCATCAAGAATGAAGAGGGCTGCAGATGTAGATGTTACAGTCGAGCATAATttgcacaagaagaagaagttgAAGATGAATAGCGTGGATGAGGACATGGATATTCTCGTCAGTGGGGTTAGTTCAACCACTGAAGGGGCTTTGACTGAGAATGATGGAGTGTCAGAAGAGGATGTTGAGGATCAGCTGAATAGTGGAGTTGACCTCCTGAAACCTGTTCTAGAAATTTGGGGTTTGCAGGGATGCTCCAGTGTAGATATCAGAACTGAAGATGGGGACACATACTTTTACTCAAAGTTGCTTGATGTTCTCAGAATTTATCAT CGGACTCTGCCTACTGCTGTGGAAGGATCATTTGACTTCTTTAAAGTTCTCCCAAGCAATCCTTTAGCACTACCTACAATTTTGCAGCAGTCTATGCTGTCACTGCTTGTAGAACAAGTTGTTGGGTCCAACAAGTCTCAGATTTCCATCAGAACCCAACCATTGATGTACAAGTATCTTCATTCATTTATCAATTTGTTTATGTATTCACCAATAAGAGACATAAAAGATCAGGCTTACTCTTTAGCACAAGCAGCCATGTTGAGTACAGGTGCATTTGACAGAAATCCAAGGGAAATTTCTGCTTGGTTTCTATTTATACCTGGCTATACCAGTGTGGTTATTGATGGTAAAAAACATGGGATTGAAGTATTCCAAAAGTTGTCTTCAGTTGTCATCTCTTTTCTTTGCGATGCAGTTTCTACTACTGGGAACAACTTGTTCAAATATTTGGATCTCTTAAGGTGCTATATCCGTGATTTAGACGTTTCTACAG ATACATTTCCCAATTTTAGCCCTTTCATAGTTTGTGTACTGGAGAAGTGCTTGAGGTTACTTAGCTCTGAAACTGGTTCTTTTACATTGCCCGAGAAGTCAATGATATCATTGTATGTTTCTACCACATTAAAGTATCTCCTGGAAACTCAG GTTGAAGGTGGACTTTTGTGTTCCCTGACGCAGCTTTTGATATCAGAGAGACTTAAAGGTTGTTGCGATATGATTGGATTCTGCCCTTGTGAATGGATGCCGATGAATAGTTTGTTATATTTTGCAAGGAATACCGTGCAGCAACAAATTTATAGCAGTTTTATGTCTGAAGAGAAAGCTACTGGTCTTGGTGGTTCATTTTCTGAGACACTTTCTGAAGTTAATAGGATTTTAAGGACTAAGGATCATTGTGGGTTGCTTGGAGTTACTATGGggttttctttttcaatgatATGCACCACAGCTGATCAGATATTGCAGAATTTCCCATCGACCATCTCTACTTCTACTAAATTGCTTGGGGTTCCTTTCTCAATTTTGTTGTTGAGATTCTTTCTCGAACCAAGTCATTTTGCTGAAGTTTTCAAGTTATGGCCTAAAATATGCTTTGCTGGAGTTGAAAAAGTTATAAGTGGAGTTCATGATGGAGAAGGGCAGACAATAGCTAATGAGCTTGATGATTCACCAGATTCTGCTTCTATTGCCTTCTCTTTTTTAGTAAAGAATGCTCCTTTTCATGTGCTCTTTCCAGCTATTTTTTTCACTGATGGATTGCATTTGCTTGGTCACTCAAAAGTGCAGAATTTGCTTCTGGATAAATTCACTGAGAGTACACCTGACTTCTCTGTCTCTTCTCTCTGCCATCTGctcttttgcttgcttcaagcGCGATTGGCCTATAGAATCAAACCATCTGATGAACTTGAAAAACTTTGTGAATCATCTTGTTTTCTTGCAAAGCACATAGTAAAACAAtcatttgttgaaaaatttggtccTGATTGCTCCCCGCGTGTTTTGCCTCCTTTATCATCTGGTCATATTCGAGAAGTGGCTGAAATAATTCTTGGCCACCCTTTACTCACTGCATTGCTGGAATGGCCTTTGCATACTGATAGTGATGTTGGTGACATGATTTTTATGAAACCTCCAGAAACCTTTCTTCAGTATGCTGAACGGGGTGTTCGTAAAATAGATCATCATATTTTGCAGTTGTTAAGAAGAACCACATCTGAGCTTTTGGTTCATGTATTTAGTAAATGTAGATCACCATCTGTGGTTGATCATTCTACTGAACGGATTGCAAAGGCTTTCAAGGCTCTGGTGCAGAAGCTATTTTTGACATTTAAGGGGAGGTTCACAGATTCCAGAAAGACAGATGATTTGATGCCTCTAATTCCTACATTGTATGCTTTGCATAGTCTGAGTGAATTCATATGTCCCTTTGAGTTGCTCAATTTGGTGCACTGGTTGTTCTCCAGAATTGATCTAAATGATACTGCAGTTTCCATTTCTTGTCAAAGATGTGGTTTGTCTGTTGGATTACAAATTGCTTCATGGGCTTTTGATTCTCTTTCTTTATATATGTTAGAGCCACATGCAAAGAGGAcattattcattttctttatggGTACTGGAAACAGAAGTTTTGAAATTACCCTTTTTGAGAGAATTTTTAACAGCATATTTGAGATTGCCACTCACACTCAACTAGAAGTTGCTGATATATGTTTATTCAAAGCTGTTAAGatcatcaaaatgcataaatgtatggAGAAGACCAGCTTACCTTTTGTTATGGCTACTTCAAGACTTCTACCCAGTATTCCTGTGAACtttatttcttattgcttggaCAAGACAACCAAGACTAAGTGTGACTTCTTGTTTCTTCTGTCTGAGATGAGCTCCCTGCATCTTTGTGTATTTGGACATTTGGTTTCTGGTAAAATTAGTAATAATCAAGCTCTTAAGGtcaacaaggaagaaaactgCAATCGGCCTCAGTACTCTGAAGAGTTCTTGATGCTTCTGCCAACTGTTCTGTTATACTTGAGGtcaaattttctgaaatttgggGGCCAATTTGGCAAGCATGTTGAAAacacttcttctttcttttggaaGATCCTTTTGCATGGTTTCTCTAACTGGAAGAGTTTTGTTTCGGAAGAGATATTTGAGATAAAACTTGTTGAGTGCTCATCTTTATGCATGGAAGATTTTTCTAACCTTTTCTCTTCCAGTCTTCTTGGAAAAGCAGTACTGCTGATGCGTCATTACCTTGCTGTGAGTGGACACTTGGTGAAAATGAAAAGGCTATTGAGTACATTTGATTCTGTTTGCCCACATGCGAGTGCACAGAATGATCTTCTGGACTGCAATGCTAGAGAAATTAGTGTTTGTTCTCTTGAGTTGTCTTTGAACTTTGTGAACAAAATTATTGCAAAGATATGCCTCTGTAGGATGTTGTTATTTCCAGAGCATAATAATCTTCAATCTGTAGTGAAAgatggaaagaaaaaaggaattgAATCAGAAGTTAGCATTTTGAGAATCCGATTTTTAAGTATGCTGGTCCATTCATGGCAACGTCTTGTGGAGAATTTTCATACATGCAGGCAAGGAGAGAACATAAGGTCGTCATTGTTTAGATTCTTGGAGATCTTCATTGCTAAGAATATAGTAGAATTGGTAAGAGAAATGCATGATTGCCTGGTTGAATTGCATTCGCTTCCTTTCTTAGACCAACTTGCCAAATATTCTCTTCTTCATAGGTTTGATGACCCTACCACAATTAGGATGCTTAGAACTGTTCTTATTTCACTATCTAAGGGAAAGTTCTTGTGCATTTCAATTCTCCAGCTGTTACTTGCTCACTCTCAATTTGCTCCAACCATTCTATTTGCCCATTCATCAACTGTTTGTACTCAATTTGGTATGAGTTTTGCTCCGGCACCCAGCATTATGAGGTTATTTACTGTTCTTCATACTGAAGAAAACACGGTTGATGGAAAAAAGGATGCTCATGAAATTGGGCCTCACATGAAGAAGTTGGAACTGATTAAGTTGCTCAGAGTACTAATACATATCTTGGGTCAGCAACATTATCTTGATTCTGAAACATCCAATGGCTTAAATCTGAAGGAATTGGTTTTGGTGCTTTTGTCTTCTTATGGAGCAACCATGGATGAGATTGATTTGGAAATGTATAGCCTCATGAATGAAATTGAGGCTATTGATAAATCAGTCTCTGAAGGTATTGCTGAAATGGATTTTCTATGGGGCTCTGCTTCTCTGAAGGTGAGACAAGAAAGGGAACAAAAGCAAAGTGTATCTTCTTTGAGTAACTCATATGATAATGAAGTAGTTGGAGAGAGACGAAGGATTCAATTTAGAGAAAATCTTCCCATTGACACCAAATTATGTGCAAAGACAGTCCTTTGTTTTCCTCATGATAGATTTGCTGATGGGAGCTTGAGCAAGCTCCAAACAGATGATTCTGATGAG GGCTACAATGCAAATTCTAAGAAGGTGCAACTTTATGATCCAGTTTTCATCTTGCGTTTTTCAATTCACAGTCTTGCAATGGAGTATATTGAGCCCCTGGAGTTTGCTAGTTTGGGTTTGCTTGCAATTACATTTATCAGTTTGTCTTCTCCTGATGCTGATACAAGGAAATTGGGCTATGAGGCTGTTGTGAGATTTAAGAGTGCTGTGGAG AAATGTCGCAAGAGGAAGGATGTGATGCGACTCCGGCTCTTAGTATCATACTTGCAAAATGGTATACAAGAAGAGTGTCAGAGGATTCCTTCCATAACTGCTGTATTCATTGCGGAAGCTTCTTTTGTTCTGTTAGATTCTTCCCATGATCATTATTCAGCTATAAGTAAATGCCTGATGCAGTCATCAGGTGCTAATATGAAG GGTGTACCATTATTCCAAGAATTCTTCTGGAGTAGCTCTGTTACTTTTAAGTCGGAAAGGTTGTGGATGCTTCAGCTTTTAAACACATCTCTGACTATGGATGATGATGCTCAAATACTTGTCAGAAATTCCATTTATGAGAtccttttaaatttttatgCCTCTCCTCTTTCCGATGACGAGTCAAAGGAACTGATCGTTGAG GTAGCCAATGATGTTATTATGTCTAGAAATACTAGTGAGTGGTTGCAAAAATATGCCCTAGAGCAGCTTTCTGAACTTGCAGCTCATCTGTACAGAATCTTAGTTGGTTGTTCTAAACATATACAAGAGAAAACCAGAATCATTGATTTGATTCTAGAACTATTGATGTCAACCCTGAAGATCTCACAGAAAAGAAAAGTATATCAGCCGCATTTTACAATATCTTTTGAAGGTTTATACCATTTGTACGAAGCTGTTGATGTCTGTTGCAGTGGGACCTTCAGTTCTACTGCTGAGACTGGACTGAAAGCTGTCCTTATGAGTACTCCTCCAGTTTCTATACTTCACATG GATAAAAATAAGCTTTTGAAGTTTGTTAGCTGGGCAATATCAACTGCTGTGCAGTCAAACTTGATGGAGGTGCCTGAATCTGAAGCAATGTATAGCAATGCCTTGAGATTTTCAGAACAATCTGAAGAGGATCTTGTATCAAAGCTTTTAAGATGGCTGACTGCCTCAGTGATTCTTGGAAGGCTTTCATGGAAATTGAGTGATTTGAATTCCACTAGTTCTTCTGAAATATTAAAGCTTGATAATCTGCATTGTATCATGGACTATTGTGTGAAGGAATGTGGAGAAAACCAGGAGAATTTTGGCAGCAAAGAGATACTAGCTGTATCAATTTTTACCTACAGCAGCTTGCAGGCATAA